In one window of Ostrinia nubilalis chromosome 21, ilOstNubi1.1, whole genome shotgun sequence DNA:
- the LOC135081970 gene encoding large ribosomal subunit protein uL18m: protein MNVLRKNGLLVQLSRFNSTATEFVNRNPRNLERIRLARKPDGYHLDKPGKKFWHKLILSPSNRIVTAQVIHFLNGPVIEAKTSEWSLRKQLYSVNDTSAYINLGRVFAQRCLESGITEMYCDIKPTKGGKVEKFINEVVNGGIKLEEPEVYTKPHPWDRFRPEKPWEVTE from the exons ATGAATGTCCTTAGAAAGAATGGTTTGCTAGTGCAATTAAGCAGATTTAATTCTACAGCCACTGAATTTGTCAATAGAAACCCTCGGAACTTGGAGAGGATTCGCTTAGCTCGTAAACCCGATGGTTACCACTTAGATAAGCCTGGGAAAAAGTTTTGGCACAA GCTTATTCTCTCTCCTTCAAATCGTATTGTAACTGCCCAAGTGATACACTTCCTCAATGGACCAGTAATCGAAGCAAAGACATCAGAATGGTCTCTTCGTAAGCAATTATACAGTGTAAATGATACCAGCGCATATATTAACCTCGGAAGAGTATTCGCTCAACGTTGCCTTGAGTCTGGGATAACAGAAATGTATTGCGATATCAAACCTACAAAAGGTGGGAAGGTAGAAAAGTTTATCAATGAAGTTGTAAATGGAGGGATTAAATTAGAAGAACCAGAAGTGTACACTAAACCTCACCCATGGGATCGATTTAGACCAGAAAAGCCTTGGGAAGTTACAGAATAA